The Penicillium digitatum chromosome 6, complete sequence genome contains the following window.
CACACTATCACGAAATTGGGTTATTTGAGCAGTGTTCTGAGTTTACAGCGGAACAGTACAGACAACAGCTTTCAAAAACTGGCCACAGGTGTGGGAGACCACAAAAATGTCTAGAGAGGTGCACTGTTGGGGTAGAAGTGCTAAAGGAGAAGTTCAAAGATGTCTTAAAAATGGCCATTATGTTCCTCGCTGACATATATGGAGACCAAATTAGGGTTGGATTTCAGGATGATCCGCCAGGTGCTCGACCTCAGCAATCAATTGGTTGAATTGAACAAACGCATGCTCGGTGCCGATGGAATGCTGCTTCAACTTGGAAGCAGGAGCTCTGACGACAATGCAACGGTCAAGGTAGTCACCATGCTGACGCTTATATACTTACCTGCAAGCCTTGTCTCGGTAAGAGGCACATCTCCATGTCCCAAAATACGTCTTTTTCTCAC
Protein-coding sequences here:
- a CDS encoding isoform 2 of receptor-interacting serine/threonine-protein kinase 4 encodes the protein MIRQVLDLSNQLVELNKRMLGADGMLLQLGSRSSDDNATVKVVTMLTLIYLPASLVSSIFGMNLFKFNNGTTEEFRIS